One stretch of Candidatus Nitrosotenuis cloacae DNA includes these proteins:
- the rpsB gene encoding 30S ribosomal protein S2 — MSQQAEGQDIKKKILSTGIRVGTTVKTTFMQPFITKASPEGLYMIDLDKTLARINTAAKFINRIDADKILVCSGREYASTPIERFCELIGTKKMLSRFMPGSLTNPSLPYYTEPKLVIISDPQVDSQAIIEATNAGVPVIGISNTDNVTSKIDVVIPANNRGRKSLATVFWLLAREILIQKGKLGENDPMKYEIDDFETKISEEEIE; from the coding sequence ATGAGTCAACAAGCAGAAGGCCAAGACATCAAGAAAAAGATCCTATCCACGGGAATCAGAGTAGGAACTACTGTCAAGACTACCTTCATGCAGCCATTCATCACAAAGGCAAGCCCTGAAGGTCTGTACATGATTGATCTTGATAAAACATTGGCAAGAATTAACACTGCGGCAAAATTCATCAACAGAATTGATGCTGACAAGATTTTGGTCTGCTCTGGACGCGAATACGCAAGTACTCCAATTGAGAGATTCTGCGAGTTGATTGGAACAAAAAAGATGCTGAGCAGATTCATGCCAGGATCACTGACTAACCCATCATTGCCATATTACACTGAACCAAAACTAGTAATCATTTCCGATCCTCAAGTTGACTCTCAAGCAATCATAGAGGCAACAAACGCAGGAGTTCCAGTCATTGGAATATCAAACACAGATAATGTCACATCAAAGATTGATGTAGTCATTCCAGCAAACAATCGAGGACGTAAATCACTTGCTACAGTCTTTTGGCTATTAGCAAGAGAGATCCTGATCCAAAAGGGCAAGCTTGGGGAAAACGACCCAATGAAATACGAAATCGACGATTTCGAAACAAAGATTTCTGAAGAGGAAATAGAATAG
- a CDS encoding MEMO1 family protein — MRIRTPAVAGMFYPKEKSKLEQSIHSCIAHEYGVGKHQNQEKIYGVICPHAGYMYSGPVATHSFDSIANQDFELAVILGPNHWGIGCNIATMKDCTWETPLGEIDVDSDAASQINEISKIIEIDYFSHTRDHSIEVQVPMLQEFCKKPFKILPIILNDQDYEFAQEIGAAIAKIAKTKKTIIIGSSDFTHYEENEFAHRQDMALIEPILKLDVKKFYKVLNDRRISACGYGAIASTMIACKELGATKGVLLKYATSGDIAGDTSSVVGYASIVFS; from the coding sequence ATGCGTATTAGAACACCGGCTGTTGCTGGCATGTTCTATCCAAAAGAAAAATCAAAACTCGAACAATCAATTCACTCCTGCATAGCACATGAGTATGGAGTTGGAAAACACCAAAACCAAGAAAAAATCTACGGTGTAATTTGCCCACATGCGGGTTACATGTACTCTGGTCCTGTAGCAACACACTCCTTTGATAGCATAGCGAACCAAGACTTTGAGCTTGCAGTGATTTTGGGCCCAAACCACTGGGGCATTGGATGCAACATTGCCACAATGAAGGACTGTACCTGGGAGACCCCACTGGGTGAGATAGATGTTGATTCTGATGCAGCAAGTCAGATCAATGAGATTTCCAAAATAATAGAGATTGATTATTTTTCCCACACCCGTGATCATAGCATAGAAGTCCAAGTTCCAATGCTGCAGGAATTCTGCAAAAAGCCATTCAAAATTTTGCCAATCATATTAAACGACCAAGATTACGAGTTTGCGCAGGAAATAGGTGCAGCCATTGCAAAGATTGCCAAAACAAAAAAGACAATCATCATTGGCTCATCAGACTTTACTCATTATGAGGAAAACGAGTTTGCGCACAGGCAGGATATGGCCCTAATTGAGCCAATATTGAAATTAGATGTGAAGAAATTCTACAAAGTGTTGAATGATAGGAGGATAAGTGCGTGCGGATACGGAGCAATCGCTTCCACCATGATTGCATGCAAGGAACTCGGAGCAACAAAGGGCGTGCTCCTAAAATATGCAACAAGTGGAGATATTGCCGGAGACACAAGCTCCGTTGTCGGATACGCATCAATAGTGTTTAGTTGA
- the mvk gene encoding mevalonate kinase, whose protein sequence is MKSIASAPAKVILFGEHFIIYGGKAILCSIDKRITVESELIDDNTIQISSDLGSITSSRDESIKNTDPKFGPLVFIAQKILKQFESKSGLKISIKSEIPSGVGLGSSSACCVAAASSISGLFTNYSKDEIVKIAIEAERTVFENASGADTSICTFGGIMEYTKQETKNLDLKPKFHLVIANSKMIHSTSEVVLRVKQFREKQVDEFALLCQNESSLIEEALDALKRNDLGLIGEKMLINQTHLQKIGVSNQTLDEMIRAIKGISYGAKITGAGDGGCIVILVDESNLQKTLDALKNYECFATKIDTLGVEQKTIKNTT, encoded by the coding sequence TTGAAATCCATTGCATCTGCTCCCGCAAAGGTGATCTTGTTTGGTGAGCACTTTATCATATATGGCGGAAAGGCAATTCTCTGCTCAATAGACAAAAGAATCACCGTAGAGTCCGAGTTGATTGATGATAATACAATACAGATAAGCTCCGATCTTGGCTCCATCACATCATCAAGGGATGAATCGATCAAAAACACTGATCCAAAGTTCGGGCCACTGGTGTTTATTGCTCAGAAAATTCTCAAACAATTTGAATCAAAATCAGGACTAAAGATCTCTATAAAATCAGAGATTCCATCTGGTGTAGGTCTTGGATCATCGTCTGCCTGTTGTGTTGCAGCAGCTAGCTCGATTTCAGGTCTTTTTACAAATTATTCGAAGGATGAAATCGTAAAAATTGCAATAGAGGCAGAAAGAACAGTATTTGAGAACGCATCCGGTGCGGATACTAGCATCTGCACGTTTGGCGGAATAATGGAATACACAAAACAAGAAACTAAAAATTTGGATTTAAAGCCAAAATTCCATCTAGTGATTGCCAACTCTAAAATGATTCATTCTACAAGCGAGGTGGTTTTGCGAGTAAAACAATTCAGGGAAAAACAGGTTGACGAGTTTGCATTGTTGTGCCAAAACGAATCTTCCTTGATCGAAGAAGCACTGGATGCGCTAAAAAGAAACGATCTTGGATTGATTGGAGAAAAAATGCTGATAAATCAGACACATTTGCAAAAAATTGGAGTATCAAACCAAACATTAGATGAAATGATCAGAGCAATCAAAGGCATATCATATGGAGCAAAAATAACTGGTGCTGGGGATGGTGGATGTATCGTCATACTAGTTGATGAGTCCAATTTACAAAAGACATTGGATGCGCTAAAAAATTACGAATGTTTTGCAACAAAAATCGACACATTAGGCGTTGAGCAAAAAACCATAAAAAATACCACATAG
- a CDS encoding isopentenyl phosphate kinase — MILIKLGGSIITNKEKPLSPRIKTIDNIAKQLKKISEPFVIVHGGGSFGHYWSVKYDMHTKPARYDSHGVAIVKNSMIELNKIILDSLTKNKLNPYCLPPTDFMSGNKPIPSKVREIRKIAESNLIPVTFGDALWYGQKKSYILSGDKIMSILAKALRPRLSIFILNVDGLYSDLNTKRLIYDMKDDQVSIQDIPMDVTGGMTRKVEEATKISKMGLKVFFANGNKPERITNAIQKNRFEGTIFRG, encoded by the coding sequence ATGATTCTGATCAAGCTTGGCGGATCTATTATAACAAACAAGGAAAAACCGCTTTCTCCAAGAATCAAAACCATAGACAACATTGCAAAACAGCTAAAAAAAATCTCAGAGCCATTTGTTATAGTGCATGGTGGCGGATCCTTTGGGCACTATTGGTCAGTCAAATACGACATGCACACAAAGCCAGCAAGGTATGATTCACACGGTGTTGCAATAGTAAAAAATTCCATGATAGAGCTAAACAAGATAATCCTAGACAGTCTCACAAAGAACAAGCTAAATCCATACTGTCTTCCACCGACTGATTTTATGTCAGGCAACAAACCAATACCATCCAAGGTCAGAGAAATAAGAAAAATTGCCGAATCAAACCTGATCCCAGTTACGTTTGGAGACGCATTATGGTATGGGCAAAAAAAATCCTACATACTCTCTGGCGATAAGATAATGAGCATTTTGGCAAAGGCATTGCGCCCAAGACTATCCATATTTATCCTAAACGTGGACGGACTATACTCGGATCTGAATACAAAGCGCCTCATTTACGATATGAAAGATGATCAAGTATCAATACAAGACATACCAATGGATGTCACAGGCGGAATGACTCGCAAGGTGGAAGAGGCAACCAAGATTTCAAAGATGGGCCTAAAGGTGTTTTTTGCAAACGGAAACAAGCCAGAGCGCATCACCAACGCCATACAAAAAAACAGATTCGAGGGAACAATATTTCGAGGCTAG
- the idi gene encoding isopentenyl-diphosphate Delta-isomerase, which translates to MAEEFLILVDSSDTPIGTEEKVKCHLPNGKLHRAFTILLFNKEKKLLLTRRSESKMLWPGDWDGTVASHPRKTETYVSSAERRLPEEIGAACKLDYLFKFEYHVPYKDVGSENEICGTLIGEVNDSFQIKLVKDEISEIKWADEKELFSEIEKNPQIYCPWMLVALYFLEKSDKQMIQKHKEIFDKWMNPKYKHIIEKSLKYHFPTNNWRLLN; encoded by the coding sequence ATGGCAGAAGAATTTCTAATCCTAGTTGATAGCAGTGATACCCCAATAGGTACTGAGGAGAAAGTCAAGTGTCATTTGCCAAACGGCAAGCTACACCGAGCATTCACCATATTACTATTCAACAAGGAAAAAAAACTATTACTCACGCGACGAAGTGAGAGCAAAATGCTTTGGCCTGGAGACTGGGACGGTACGGTTGCAAGTCATCCACGAAAGACAGAAACCTATGTGTCGTCTGCTGAGCGAAGGTTGCCAGAGGAGATCGGTGCAGCTTGCAAGTTGGATTATTTGTTCAAATTTGAGTATCATGTTCCATACAAAGATGTTGGATCAGAAAATGAGATCTGCGGCACACTAATCGGAGAGGTAAATGACTCATTCCAGATTAAGTTAGTAAAAGACGAAATCAGTGAGATAAAGTGGGCAGACGAAAAGGAACTCTTCTCAGAGATTGAAAAAAATCCGCAGATATACTGTCCATGGATGCTAGTTGCGCTATATTTTCTTGAAAAATCTGACAAACAGATGATTCAAAAACACAAAGAAATTTTCGATAAATGGATGAATCCAAAATACAAGCACATCATAGAAAAATCACTCAAATACCACTTTCCAACAAACAATTGGAGGCTGCTAAACTAA
- a CDS encoding polyprenyl synthetase family protein, which translates to MVKTLPSTAKTVNHYLRSKLNGRPDVLYKASAHLIVNGGKRLRPYLVVKSCQMLGGSIKDAMPAAAAIEMVHNFTLVHDDIMDNDEMRHGVPTVHMRFGMPLAILAGDVLFSKAFEMVSTENVKSVQVSAGLVSRLAKACVDVCEGQVLDIKMAEGKKIPTKSEYITMIEKKTSALFEVSCAMGAICAKRPSDVANLASFGKNLGVSFQITDDYIGVLGDPKVTKKPVGNDLREGKKSLPILLAIQKADPKSRKIILKVFGNPRATKSEIANAIQTMRTLEIEEDVRKTALDYAQKAKQSLAKYSGPAKSEMIALLDFVVTRSL; encoded by the coding sequence ATGGTAAAGACCCTTCCAAGCACAGCAAAGACAGTAAATCACTATCTACGATCAAAACTAAATGGAAGGCCTGATGTTTTGTACAAGGCATCTGCACACCTAATTGTAAACGGTGGCAAGCGCCTAAGACCATATTTGGTGGTAAAGAGCTGCCAAATGCTTGGTGGCTCCATAAAGGACGCAATGCCAGCGGCAGCTGCAATAGAAATGGTTCACAACTTTACCCTAGTCCACGATGACATTATGGACAATGATGAGATGCGACATGGTGTTCCGACAGTTCACATGAGGTTTGGCATGCCTCTTGCAATACTCGCAGGCGATGTCTTGTTCTCAAAGGCGTTTGAGATGGTATCCACAGAAAATGTGAAAAGCGTACAGGTCTCTGCAGGCTTGGTCTCAAGGCTTGCCAAGGCTTGCGTTGATGTCTGTGAGGGACAGGTATTGGATATCAAGATGGCAGAGGGCAAGAAAATCCCAACAAAATCAGAATATATCACCATGATAGAAAAAAAGACATCGGCTCTCTTTGAGGTCTCTTGTGCCATGGGCGCAATATGTGCAAAAAGGCCATCAGATGTTGCAAACTTGGCATCATTTGGCAAAAACTTGGGAGTATCATTTCAGATAACAGACGATTACATTGGTGTTTTGGGCGATCCAAAGGTTACAAAAAAGCCAGTAGGCAATGATTTGCGCGAGGGCAAAAAATCCCTGCCAATATTGCTTGCAATTCAAAAGGCAGATCCAAAATCAAGAAAAATAATTCTCAAAGTGTTTGGAAACCCAAGAGCAACAAAATCAGAGATAGCAAATGCAATCCAGACAATGCGAACTCTGGAAATTGAAGAAGATGTAAGAAAGACAGCACTAGATTATGCGCAAAAAGCAAAGCAGTCATTGGCAAAATATTCAGGTCCTGCCAAGTCAGAAATGATTGCACTTTTGGATTTTGTTGTAACAAGGAGCTTGTAA
- a CDS encoding glutamate--tRNA ligase, translating into MSDDIKDKILKAALQNALDHGKTQDKIVLGKILGTEPSLRTQVKEIMPTIIDVVNSVNQMSADQIRRQIQDRFPDLLAEKPKKQEERDGLPPLEGAEQGKVITRFPPEPNGYPHVGHAKAAIIDEEYAKMYGGKLILRFDDTNPEAERLEYYAAIKVGLDWLEVKYDRVKNTSDDIELLYKKCQEMLDGNYAYVCTCKQETISANRREMKPCKCSMGEQEQNMERWEKMFSKFKQGDAIVRFRGNMSSENTVMRDPVLFRIIETRHPLLADKYRVWPSYDFAVAIEDSIDGVTHAFRTKEYELRNELYYTILDILKMRKPKVMEFSRLGFEGMPVSKRILRPLIEEGKVSGYDDPRLPTLEALKRRGVRPEAIRKFVLSLGFTKADTLAPFETLESFNRKIVDPESIRLHMVKNPASIKVRNLPSNIITMPNHPTKDIGRRTIEIGEDFYIESEDVEKLKTGDAIRFMGLGNVRITNQSPPQGQYIGDEIGHDIAKVHWVPQKNAQKIKILIPSQLFFGEKFNENSLEEINVFTEPYYNELKEGREIQFVRFGYCRKDSVLQAVYTHK; encoded by the coding sequence TTGAGTGATGATATCAAAGACAAGATACTAAAGGCAGCACTGCAAAACGCACTAGACCATGGCAAGACCCAAGACAAGATAGTTCTCGGCAAGATTCTTGGAACAGAGCCAAGTCTGAGAACCCAAGTAAAAGAGATAATGCCAACAATCATTGATGTAGTAAATTCCGTAAACCAAATGTCTGCCGACCAGATAAGGCGACAAATTCAAGATAGATTTCCGGATTTGCTTGCAGAAAAGCCAAAAAAGCAGGAAGAACGAGATGGTTTGCCACCACTAGAGGGCGCAGAGCAAGGCAAGGTCATAACAAGATTCCCTCCAGAGCCAAACGGATACCCACATGTCGGACATGCAAAGGCAGCCATCATAGATGAAGAATACGCCAAAATGTACGGAGGTAAGTTGATTTTACGATTTGATGATACAAACCCAGAGGCAGAAAGACTAGAGTATTACGCAGCAATCAAGGTAGGATTGGACTGGCTTGAAGTAAAGTATGACCGAGTAAAGAACACCTCAGATGACATTGAGCTTCTTTACAAAAAATGCCAGGAAATGCTAGATGGTAATTATGCATATGTTTGTACATGCAAGCAAGAAACAATTAGTGCAAACAGGCGAGAGATGAAGCCGTGCAAGTGCAGCATGGGCGAGCAAGAGCAAAACATGGAGCGATGGGAGAAAATGTTCTCCAAGTTCAAGCAAGGCGACGCAATAGTGAGGTTCCGCGGAAATATGAGCTCAGAGAACACAGTAATGCGCGATCCAGTATTATTTAGAATAATAGAAACAAGGCATCCACTTTTGGCAGACAAGTATCGAGTCTGGCCAAGCTATGATTTTGCAGTTGCAATTGAGGACAGTATTGATGGTGTGACTCATGCGTTTAGAACAAAAGAGTATGAGCTGAGAAACGAACTGTACTATACAATATTAGACATTCTAAAAATGAGAAAGCCAAAGGTGATGGAATTCTCAAGATTAGGGTTTGAGGGAATGCCAGTATCAAAGAGAATTTTGCGCCCCCTAATTGAAGAGGGCAAGGTATCTGGATATGATGACCCAAGACTGCCAACACTGGAGGCACTAAAAAGACGAGGTGTTAGGCCAGAGGCAATCAGAAAATTTGTTCTCTCATTAGGATTCACAAAGGCAGATACGCTTGCACCATTTGAGACCCTAGAATCATTTAATCGCAAAATAGTTGACCCGGAAAGCATTCGATTGCACATGGTCAAAAATCCAGCCTCAATTAAGGTAAGAAATCTACCATCCAACATCATAACGATGCCAAACCACCCAACAAAAGACATTGGAAGACGCACAATAGAGATCGGTGAGGACTTTTACATCGAATCAGAAGATGTAGAGAAGCTAAAGACAGGTGATGCCATTCGATTTATGGGCCTAGGCAATGTCAGAATAACAAACCAGTCACCACCACAAGGACAGTACATTGGGGACGAGATAGGCCATGATATTGCCAAAGTGCATTGGGTGCCACAAAAGAATGCGCAGAAAATCAAGATTTTGATTCCAAGTCAGCTCTTCTTTGGAGAGAAATTCAATGAGAATAGTCTTGAGGAGATCAACGTTTTTACAGAACCATACTATAATGAGCTAAAAGAGGGAAGGGAAATACAGTTCGTAAGATTCGGATACTGCAGAAAAGATTCAGTATTGCAAGCAGTTTACACTCACAAGTGA
- a CDS encoding fumarylacetoacetate hydrolase family protein has translation MKIGRFLISGKETYGFVKDDHIATKEEIITKTGIPIPLSIKEFLFDGWYNEVISQNPKLDYSVKLSNAKILAPIPNPPKVICLAFNYVDHAKEQNLTPPTDPAIVLIPRTTLNGTNSDIVCPSFVKQLDYEVELAIIIGEGCKNIDEKDAMNTVFGYMAFNDVSARDIQAQDKQFGRAKGFDTFAPCGPWITTSDEIPDPQNLKMTTKVNGVVRQNSNTANMFIKIPSIVSKLSKVMTLEKGDIISTGTPAGVMLNKPNAVFLKDGDKIEMEIEKIGRLENTVRFVQ, from the coding sequence ATGAAGATTGGAAGATTTTTGATTTCAGGTAAGGAAACCTATGGTTTTGTCAAAGATGATCACATAGCAACAAAAGAAGAGATCATAACAAAGACAGGAATCCCGATTCCACTATCAATCAAAGAGTTTCTTTTTGATGGATGGTACAATGAAGTGATATCGCAAAACCCAAAGCTAGACTATTCAGTAAAATTATCAAATGCAAAGATCCTAGCACCCATTCCAAACCCGCCAAAAGTGATTTGCCTTGCGTTTAACTATGTGGATCATGCAAAGGAGCAAAACCTCACACCGCCAACAGATCCTGCCATTGTATTAATTCCAAGAACCACATTAAATGGAACAAACTCGGATATTGTTTGTCCCAGCTTTGTAAAGCAGCTAGACTATGAGGTAGAGCTTGCCATCATAATTGGTGAGGGCTGCAAGAACATTGATGAAAAAGACGCAATGAACACAGTCTTTGGATATATGGCATTCAATGATGTTTCAGCCAGAGACATTCAAGCACAAGACAAGCAGTTTGGGCGCGCAAAAGGATTTGACACATTTGCGCCATGCGGTCCATGGATTACAACTTCGGATGAAATACCAGATCCCCAAAATCTGAAAATGACTACCAAAGTTAATGGTGTTGTACGCCAAAATTCAAACACTGCCAACATGTTCATAAAAATTCCATCAATTGTATCCAAGCTCAGCAAGGTTATGACACTCGAAAAAGGTGACATCATTTCAACTGGCACACCAGCAGGCGTAATGCTGAACAAACCAAACGCGGTTTTCCTAAAAGATGGTGACAAAATAGAAATGGAAATCGAGAAAATAGGAAGACTGGAAAACACCGTTAGATTCGTGCAGTAG
- a CDS encoding Rieske (2Fe-2S) protein, protein MGKIIVGKISEIPAGKMQKVSVDGREILVANIGGNYYACDDTCTHAGASLAEGVLEGQTITCGWHGAKFNCMSGKLEKFPAKIKDLKSYRTVIESDNVFVEL, encoded by the coding sequence ATGGGCAAGATAATTGTCGGCAAGATATCAGAGATTCCTGCAGGTAAAATGCAAAAGGTCTCAGTTGATGGAAGAGAGATTCTAGTTGCAAACATTGGCGGAAATTATTACGCATGTGATGACACATGCACTCATGCCGGAGCAAGTCTTGCAGAAGGCGTACTAGAAGGCCAAACAATCACTTGTGGATGGCATGGTGCAAAATTCAACTGCATGAGCGGCAAGCTGGAAAAATTTCCAGCCAAGATTAAGGATCTCAAGTCATATCGAACCGTAATAGAATCAGACAATGTGTTTGTGGAACTCTAG
- a CDS encoding UPF0147 family protein: MADKKAQNQKSFESAIQTLTQVAANPTTPKNIKKNLTDLIANLKGSQDSVSVRAANAISQLDDVSQDPNMPSYVRVTLWQAVSTLESIRD, translated from the coding sequence ATGGCAGACAAAAAAGCACAAAACCAGAAATCGTTTGAATCAGCAATACAGACACTCACTCAAGTTGCTGCAAACCCCACCACACCAAAAAACATCAAGAAGAACCTTACTGATTTGATTGCCAACCTAAAGGGCAGTCAAGACTCGGTATCAGTCAGGGCTGCAAACGCAATCAGTCAGCTGGACGATGTCAGTCAAGACCCAAATATGCCATCATATGTTCGAGTCACGTTGTGGCAAGCAGTATCCACACTAGAAAGCATAAGGGATTAA
- a CDS encoding methyltransferase domain-containing protein has translation MKIEEYISSLPTPIISGQEVELPDDSLREIFRFVDLGKEDVLYHLGCGTGNSLSIATKEFGAKTIGIDNDKNKIIQAEQQKEPNRILRCEDITESDLSDATVILFWFSDENIIQKMLERFSKLKPECRIITIFDPLPGIIPNMVRFPYLLHKTPFTPAKSLKDQVVSIFETECIDFTTAWEYAERYTKAVGSPDVGNDRFLTILQTIMIWINARNLGLSCTKEIPAPVKAYIEILDNFFNIEVKHLIK, from the coding sequence GTGAAAATCGAGGAATACATTTCATCCTTACCAACACCAATAATTTCCGGCCAAGAAGTTGAGCTGCCAGACGATTCACTAAGGGAGATTTTCAGATTTGTAGATCTTGGAAAAGAGGATGTGCTTTATCATCTTGGATGCGGAACTGGAAACAGCCTATCAATAGCTACAAAAGAATTTGGAGCTAAAACAATTGGAATCGATAATGACAAAAACAAGATCATACAAGCAGAGCAGCAAAAAGAACCAAATAGAATCCTTCGATGCGAAGACATTACAGAATCAGATCTGTCGGATGCAACAGTGATCTTGTTTTGGTTCTCAGATGAGAACATAATTCAGAAAATGCTTGAGAGATTCTCAAAGCTAAAACCAGAATGCAGAATAATTACGATTTTTGATCCACTGCCCGGAATTATCCCAAATATGGTGAGATTTCCGTATCTTTTGCACAAAACACCATTTACACCAGCAAAGAGCCTCAAGGATCAAGTAGTATCAATATTTGAAACAGAATGCATTGATTTTACCACGGCATGGGAATATGCTGAAAGATACACAAAGGCAGTAGGTTCACCAGATGTAGGAAATGACAGGTTTTTGACCATACTACAAACCATAATGATCTGGATTAATGCAAGAAACTTGGGATTATCATGCACCAAAGAGATACCTGCGCCAGTCAAGGCCTACATTGAGATTTTGGATAATTTCTTTAACATAGAGGTAAAGCACCTGATTAAGTAG
- a CDS encoding MDR/zinc-dependent alcohol dehydrogenase-like family protein, protein MKAAYFDGSKILVTHDYPDPKQGETLVKVRLAGICGTDLEMIQGYASYTGVLGHEFVGEVVKSSNRNLVGKRVVGEINAGCGRCQMCTTGLERHCTERTVLGIYKRDGAFAQYLSLPEKNLHVIPDSVSDEQAVFVEPLAAAFEIEEQLKIDINSKIAILGDGRLAQLIARVLGINHKNMACFGRHQNKLQLLSKLGVQTKIGILPEDEHTFDVVIEATGSESGFLDTMKLAKPRGIVVLKSTIASKNKLDLTPAIVNEITFVGSRCGPFRPAIQALASGVIFVDDLIDSVYPLDRLNDALDAARDSEKLKVLLKP, encoded by the coding sequence ATGAAGGCAGCATATTTTGACGGCTCTAAAATCTTAGTAACACATGATTATCCTGATCCTAAACAAGGTGAAACACTAGTCAAAGTTCGACTGGCCGGAATATGTGGAACGGATCTTGAGATGATTCAAGGTTATGCATCATACACTGGTGTTTTAGGCCATGAATTTGTAGGCGAAGTGGTAAAATCCTCAAACCGGAATCTGGTTGGAAAAAGAGTTGTAGGTGAGATCAATGCAGGCTGTGGAAGATGTCAAATGTGCACAACAGGCCTGGAAAGACACTGTACGGAGAGAACGGTTCTTGGAATATACAAAAGAGACGGAGCTTTTGCACAATATCTGTCACTTCCTGAAAAAAACCTGCATGTAATTCCTGATTCAGTATCTGATGAGCAGGCAGTGTTTGTAGAGCCACTGGCAGCTGCATTTGAAATCGAAGAGCAGCTCAAAATTGACATAAATTCCAAAATAGCAATACTTGGTGATGGCAGACTAGCCCAGCTAATTGCTAGAGTTCTTGGGATAAACCACAAGAACATGGCATGTTTTGGTAGACATCAGAACAAGCTGCAATTGTTGTCAAAACTTGGAGTGCAAACAAAGATTGGAATTTTACCAGAAGATGAGCACACATTTGATGTTGTAATAGAGGCCACTGGAAGTGAATCTGGATTCTTGGATACTATGAAACTTGCAAAGCCAAGAGGAATAGTTGTTCTAAAATCTACAATAGCGTCAAAAAACAAACTGGACTTGACTCCTGCCATAGTAAATGAAATTACGTTTGTTGGATCTAGATGTGGACCATTTAGGCCTGCAATTCAAGCCTTGGCAAGCGGAGTCATATTTGTTGATGATCTGATTGACTCTGTTTATCCATTGGATAGGCTAAATGATGCATTGGATGCTGCACGTGATTCCGAGAAACTAAAGGTTTTGTTGAAACCCTAA